Proteins co-encoded in one Neodiprion lecontei isolate iyNeoLeco1 chromosome 3, iyNeoLeco1.1, whole genome shotgun sequence genomic window:
- the LOC107222787 gene encoding probable multidrug resistance-associated protein lethal(2)03659 isoform X1, whose amino-acid sequence MDKSEKQQAQRNPREKANPFSIITFAWVLRTFALGYRRELEVTDLYAPLNEHKSNVLGDQISRIWEKEQERCCRTKKGTQPSLLRVLVRCFGPRIMMLGIIIAALEFLVRITQPLMLAGLLRYYRSDNVNGSKMSKDEAYLWAGGIILCSTLNFLVIHPCMLGIMHTGMKIRVACCSLIYRKVLKLSKSALAETTVGQIVNLLSNDVNRFDLAVYFIHYIWLGPLESVVITYLIYREVGWSAVIGMLTLLFFIPLQGYLGKKSSTFRLRIALRTDERIRLMNEIINGIQVIKMYTWEKPFSYLVEIARRKEVNAIKKNSIVLGISSSFDMYTPRLCVFVTILAYVLSGNKITTEQVFMMTAFYNVLRTAMTIAFPISMTQIAEALVSVRRLQKFMLHEEREKPAIKANGQANCEKISNSQHAVMLKNATAKWVPDNKENTLSELNIEIKPGQFVAVIGHVGSGKTSLHHLILRELPLVSGSVEVNGKVAYASQEPWLFASSIRQNILFGRPMDKTRYESVVSVCQLKRDFTLFPYGDKTIVGERGISLSGGQRARINLARAVYSEADIYLFDDPLSAVDAHVGRHLFDECINGYLRGKTRIVATHQHQYLKHVDRIIVMNNGEVEAEGTFEELETAGLDFVKLLQEQVNVPEDNESTRKSLSRKSSIQSMRSEEINDVDPVEEAELRSTGRISAKIYLSYFKAAGSVCFVVTMFLVCILNQGFASGGDYFITYWVNTEETSVNITNGTLVFNWTAPLNRDMCIYTYSGITVATVIFTFLRTYMFVSVCMRASKTLHGNMFRCITRTTMRFFNTNTSGRILNRFSKDMGAIDELLPMSMSDVVQIGLSLLGVIVLVTMINPLLMIPTVIILILLYVMRVIYISTSRSVKRLEGITRSPVFGHLSATLNGLTTIRAFDAEANLSKEFDNHQDLHSSAWYIFISCSRTFGYYLDFTCVIYTGLVTFSFLVLSQETFGGNVGLAITQCIGLTGMLQWGVRQTAEMENHMTSVERVLEYSTLEQEPPLESKPEHKPPEEWPTEGRIQFSNMFLRYDRAEPPVLKNLNFVIMPREKIGIVGRTGAGKSSLISALFRLAYIDGEIFIDDIPSSNLGVHDLRSKISIIPQEPVLFSGRLRENLDPFDEYSDDMLWQALEEVELKEAVNELSGGLNSKMSEGGTNFSVGQRQLVCLARAIVRNNQILVLDEATANVDPQTDVLIQKTIRKKFAGCTVLTIAHRLNTVMDSSKVLVMDAGTMVEFDHPHLLLQNRQGYLYDMVQQTGHSMAENLTKIAEKNYTSQTST is encoded by the exons ATGGACAAGTCGGAGAAACAACAAGCGCAACGGAACCCGCGTGAAAAAGCAAATCCGTTCTCGATCATCACATTCGC ATGGGTTCTGAGGACGTTTGCCTTGGGATACCGACGAGAGCTCGAAGTAACAGACCTCTATGCACCCCTTAATGAACACAAGAGCAACGTCCTCGGGGACCAAATATCGAGGATCTGGGAGAAGGAACAAGAAAGATGTTGTCGAACAAAGAAAGGAACTCAGCCCAGTCTGCTGCGAGTACTTGTAAGGTGCTTTGGCCCCCGGATTATGATGTTGGGGATCATAATAGCAGCCTTGGAGTTTCTCGTAAG GATAACGCAGCCGTTGATGTTAGCCGGGTTACTTCGGTATTACCGCAGTGACAATGTCAATGGGTCCAAAATGTCAAAGGACGAAGCATACTTGTGGGCCGGTGGAATAATTTTATGCTCCACCCTCAACTTCCTTGTAATTCATCCCTGCATGCTGGGAATAATGCACACGGGAATGAAAATAAGGGTCGCCTGCTGCTCGCTCATCTACAGGAAGGTCTTAAAGCTCTCGAAATCCGCTTTGGCTGAGACGACCGTTGGGCAG ATTGTTAATCTGCTTAGCAATGATGTGAACAGATTTGATTTGGCAGTTTATTTTATCCACTACATTTGGCTGGGGCCCTTAGAGTCTGTGGTAATAACTTACCTGATTTACCGGGAAGTTGGATGGTCAGCAGTCATTGGAATGCTGACACTGCTATTCTTCATTCCGTTGCAAG GATATCTTGGAAAAAAGTCCTCTACATTCAGACTGAGAATCGCTCTTCGAACAGATGAAAGAATTCGCCTGATGAATGAAATCATCAATGGTATTcaagtaataaaaatgtacaCGTGGGAAAAGCCATTTTCTTACCTTGTCGAAATCGCAAGACG gAAAGAGGTTAacgcaataaagaaaaattcaatcgtCTTAGGAATATCATCGTCGTTTGACATGTACACACCGAGACTCTGCGTCTTTGTCACGATACTGGCTTACGTTCTTAGTGGTAATAAAATTACCACGGAACAAGTGTTCATGATGACAGCCTTTTACAACGTCCTTCGCACAGCAATGACAATTGCGTTTCCAATCA gTATGACCCAAATTGCTGAAGCGTTGGTGTCCGTCAGGcgtttgcaaaaattcatGCTGCacgaggagagagaaaaaccagCGATCAAAGCTAATGGACAAGCCAATTGTGAGAAAATCAGTAACAGCCAACACGCTGTTATGTTGAAAAATGCTACGGCAAAATGGGTGCCAGACAACAAAGAGAACACACTTTCAGAGTTGAACATTGAGATAAAACCTGGTCAATTTGTGGCAGTTATCGGTCACGTAGGATCTGGAAAAACAAGTCTTCACCACCTAATATTACGTGAACTTCCTCTCGTTAGTGGCAGTGTTGAAGTGAACGGTAAAGTCGCTTACGCAAGTCAAGAGCCTTGGCTTTTCGCCTCTTCAATTAGACAAAACATCCTTTTTGGTCGACCCATGGATAAGACGCGCTACGAGAGTGTCGTCAGTGTTTGTCAACTAAAGAGGGATTTCACCCTATTTCCCTATGGCGATAAAACGATTGTTGGCGAACGGGGAATCAGTTTGAGCGGAGGACAGCGCGCGAGAATAAATTTGGCGAGGGCCGTTTACTCGGAGGCAGATATTTACCTCTTCGACGATCCTCTGTCGGCGGTAGACGCTCACGTGGGAAGACACTTGTTCGACGAATGCATCAATGGTTACCTCCGGGGTAAAACCAGGATAGTCGCGACACACCAGCACCAGTATCTTAAGCATGTCGATCGGATAATCGTGATGAACAATGGCGAAGTGGAAGCTGAGGGTACTTTCGAAGAGCTTGAAACTGCTGGACTAGATTTCGTGAAGCTACTGCAGGAGCAAGTCAACGTGCCAGAGGATAACGAAAGCACGCGGAAAAGCTTGAGTCGAAAATCTTCAATTCAGAGCATGAGATCCGAAGAGATAAACGACGTGGATCCCGTCGAGGAAGCGGAACTGAGATCGACTGGTCGAATATCGGCCAAAATCTACCTGTCCTACTTTAAAGCAGCTGGTAGCGTTTGTTTCGTCGTAACTATGTTCTTGGTGTGCATCCTGAACCAAGGTTTCGCTAGTGGCGGTGACTACTTTATCACATACTGGGTAAACACGGAGGAGACCTCAGTAAACATAACCAACGGCACGTTGGTATTTAACTGGACGGCACCCTTGAACAGAGACATGTGTATTTACACATACAGCGGCATTACAGTGGCCACCGTCATCTTTACTTTCTTGCGAACGTATATGTTCGTCAGTGTTTGCATGCGGGCGTCGAAAACTTTACATGGCAACATGTTCAGATGCATCACCAGGACAACGATGCGTTTCTTCAATACGAATACATCCGGACGCATTTTGAACAG GTTCTCGAAAGATATGGGTGCCATTGATGAACTTCTACCGATGAGTATGTCTGACGTTGTGCAGATTGGCCTTTCACTACTCGGTGTGATTGTCCTGGTTACAATGATAAACCCTTTGCTCATGATACCGACCGTGATTATCCTAATCCTGCTGTATGTTATGAGAGTTATCTACATCAGTACCAGCCGCAGTGTCAAACGATTAGAAGGAATAA CTCGTTCTCCAGTATTCGGGCATCTGAGTGCCACTTTGAATGGATTGACTACGATTCGAGCTTTTGACGCTGAAGCCAATCTCTCAAAAGAATTCGATAACCACCAAGACTTGCACTCTTCAGCCTGGTACATCTTCATTTCATGTTCGCGAACGTTTGGATATTACCTGGACTTCACTTGCGTAATCTATACTGGCCTGGTGACCTTCAGCTTCCTTGTTCTGAGCCAAGAGACTTTCGGAGGAAACGTGGGTCTGGCAATTACTCAGTGTATCGGGCTGACTGGGATGCTGCAGTGGGGCGTCCGGCAGACTGCGGAAATGGAGAACCATATGACATCCGTCGAGAGGGTTCTTGAGTACAGTACCCTTGAACAGGAACCGCCGCTTGAGAGCAAACCGGAACATAAACCTCCAGAAGAATGGCCAACCGAAGGAAGAATACAGTTCTCTAATATGTTTTTGAGATACGATAGAGCCGAGCCCCCGGTTCTAAAGAACCTGAACTTTGTGATCATGCCAAGGGAGAAGATTGGAATCGTCGGACGAACCGGTGCCGGGAAATCTTCGTTGATATCTGCATTGTTCCGACTTGCATACATTGACGGTGAAATATTCATTGATGACATACCTTCCAGTAACTTGGGAGTGCATGATCTGCGGTCCAAGATCAGCATAATTCCGCAAGAACCGGTTCTGTTCTCCGGACGCCTGCGTGAAAATCTTGATCCGTTTGATGAGTATTCTGACGATATGCTCTGGCAAGCGCTGGAGGAAGTAGAACTCAAGGAAGCCGTAAACGAATTGTCGGGTGGTttgaattcgaaaatgtctGAGGGGGGTACTAATTTCAGTGTCGGGCAACGACAATTGGTCTGTCTTGCTCGTGCCATTGTTAGAAACAACCAAATATTGGTACTTGATGAAGCTACAGCCAATGTAGATCCTCAGACTGATGTGCTGATTCAAAAAACTATTCGAAAGAAGTTTGCTGGCTGTACCGTTCTCACTATAGCCCACCGACTCAACACCGTTATGGACAGCAGCAAAGTGCTTGTTATGGATGCCGGTACCATGGTG GAGTTTGATCATCCTCATTTATTGCTTCAAAATCGACAAGGATACTTGTACGACATGGTGCAGCAAACCGGACATTCAATGGCGGAAAATCTTACAAAAATAGCAGAAAAG AACTACACTAGCCAAACGTCGACTTGA
- the LOC107222787 gene encoding probable multidrug resistance-associated protein lethal(2)03659 isoform X2, giving the protein MDKSEKQQAQRNPREKANPFSIITFAWVLRTFALGYRRELEVTDLYAPLNEHKSNVLGDQISRIWEKEQERCCRTKKGTQPSLLRVLVRCFGPRIMMLGIIIAALEFLVRITQPLMLAGLLRYYRSDNVNGSKMSKDEAYLWAGGIILCSTLNFLVIHPCMLGIMHTGMKIRVACCSLIYRKVLKLSKSALAETTVGQIVNLLSNDVNRFDLAVYFIHYIWLGPLESVVITYLIYREVGWSAVIGMLTLLFFIPLQGYLGKKSSTFRLRIALRTDERIRLMNEIINGIQVIKMYTWEKPFSYLVEIARRKEVNAIKKNSIVLGISSSFDMYTPRLCVFVTILAYVLSGNKITTEQVFMMTAFYNVLRTAMTIAFPISMTQIAEALVSVRRLQKFMLHEEREKPAIKANGQANCEKISNSQHAVMLKNATAKWVPDNKENTLSELNIEIKPGQFVAVIGHVGSGKTSLHHLILRELPLVSGSVEVNGKVAYASQEPWLFASSIRQNILFGRPMDKTRYESVVSVCQLKRDFTLFPYGDKTIVGERGISLSGGQRARINLARAVYSEADIYLFDDPLSAVDAHVGRHLFDECINGYLRGKTRIVATHQHQYLKHVDRIIVMNNGEVEAEGTFEELETAGLDFVKLLQEQVNVPEDNESTRKSLSRKSSIQSMRSEEINDVDPVEEAELRSTGRISAKIYLSYFKAAGSVCFVVTMFLVCILNQGFASGGDYFITYWVNTEETSVNITNGTLVFNWTAPLNRDMCIYTYSGITVATVIFTFLRTYMFVSVCMRASKTLHGNMFRCITRTTMRFFNTNTSGRILNRFSKDMGAIDELLPMSMSDVVQIGLSLLGVIVLVTMINPLLMIPTVIILILLYVMRVIYISTSRSVKRLEGITRSPVFGHLSATLNGLTTIRAFDAEANLSKEFDNHQDLHSSAWYIFISCSRTFGYYLDFTCVIYTGLVTFSFLVLSQETFGGNVGLAITQCIGLTGMLQWGVRQTAEMENHMTSVERVLEYSTLEQEPPLESKPEHKPPEEWPTEGRIQFSNMFLRYDRAEPPVLKNLNFVIMPREKIGIVGRTGAGKSSLISALFRLAYIDGEIFIDDIPSSNLGVHDLRSKISIIPQEPVLFSGRLRENLDPFDEYSDDMLWQALEEVELKEAVNELSGGLNSKMSEGGTNFSVGQRQLVCLARAIVRNNQILVLDEATANVDPQTDVLIQKTIRKKFAGCTVLTIAHRLNTVMDSSKVLVMDAGTMVKEHVTDAVWEPRQRGDGKGRIRGCRV; this is encoded by the exons ATGGACAAGTCGGAGAAACAACAAGCGCAACGGAACCCGCGTGAAAAAGCAAATCCGTTCTCGATCATCACATTCGC ATGGGTTCTGAGGACGTTTGCCTTGGGATACCGACGAGAGCTCGAAGTAACAGACCTCTATGCACCCCTTAATGAACACAAGAGCAACGTCCTCGGGGACCAAATATCGAGGATCTGGGAGAAGGAACAAGAAAGATGTTGTCGAACAAAGAAAGGAACTCAGCCCAGTCTGCTGCGAGTACTTGTAAGGTGCTTTGGCCCCCGGATTATGATGTTGGGGATCATAATAGCAGCCTTGGAGTTTCTCGTAAG GATAACGCAGCCGTTGATGTTAGCCGGGTTACTTCGGTATTACCGCAGTGACAATGTCAATGGGTCCAAAATGTCAAAGGACGAAGCATACTTGTGGGCCGGTGGAATAATTTTATGCTCCACCCTCAACTTCCTTGTAATTCATCCCTGCATGCTGGGAATAATGCACACGGGAATGAAAATAAGGGTCGCCTGCTGCTCGCTCATCTACAGGAAGGTCTTAAAGCTCTCGAAATCCGCTTTGGCTGAGACGACCGTTGGGCAG ATTGTTAATCTGCTTAGCAATGATGTGAACAGATTTGATTTGGCAGTTTATTTTATCCACTACATTTGGCTGGGGCCCTTAGAGTCTGTGGTAATAACTTACCTGATTTACCGGGAAGTTGGATGGTCAGCAGTCATTGGAATGCTGACACTGCTATTCTTCATTCCGTTGCAAG GATATCTTGGAAAAAAGTCCTCTACATTCAGACTGAGAATCGCTCTTCGAACAGATGAAAGAATTCGCCTGATGAATGAAATCATCAATGGTATTcaagtaataaaaatgtacaCGTGGGAAAAGCCATTTTCTTACCTTGTCGAAATCGCAAGACG gAAAGAGGTTAacgcaataaagaaaaattcaatcgtCTTAGGAATATCATCGTCGTTTGACATGTACACACCGAGACTCTGCGTCTTTGTCACGATACTGGCTTACGTTCTTAGTGGTAATAAAATTACCACGGAACAAGTGTTCATGATGACAGCCTTTTACAACGTCCTTCGCACAGCAATGACAATTGCGTTTCCAATCA gTATGACCCAAATTGCTGAAGCGTTGGTGTCCGTCAGGcgtttgcaaaaattcatGCTGCacgaggagagagaaaaaccagCGATCAAAGCTAATGGACAAGCCAATTGTGAGAAAATCAGTAACAGCCAACACGCTGTTATGTTGAAAAATGCTACGGCAAAATGGGTGCCAGACAACAAAGAGAACACACTTTCAGAGTTGAACATTGAGATAAAACCTGGTCAATTTGTGGCAGTTATCGGTCACGTAGGATCTGGAAAAACAAGTCTTCACCACCTAATATTACGTGAACTTCCTCTCGTTAGTGGCAGTGTTGAAGTGAACGGTAAAGTCGCTTACGCAAGTCAAGAGCCTTGGCTTTTCGCCTCTTCAATTAGACAAAACATCCTTTTTGGTCGACCCATGGATAAGACGCGCTACGAGAGTGTCGTCAGTGTTTGTCAACTAAAGAGGGATTTCACCCTATTTCCCTATGGCGATAAAACGATTGTTGGCGAACGGGGAATCAGTTTGAGCGGAGGACAGCGCGCGAGAATAAATTTGGCGAGGGCCGTTTACTCGGAGGCAGATATTTACCTCTTCGACGATCCTCTGTCGGCGGTAGACGCTCACGTGGGAAGACACTTGTTCGACGAATGCATCAATGGTTACCTCCGGGGTAAAACCAGGATAGTCGCGACACACCAGCACCAGTATCTTAAGCATGTCGATCGGATAATCGTGATGAACAATGGCGAAGTGGAAGCTGAGGGTACTTTCGAAGAGCTTGAAACTGCTGGACTAGATTTCGTGAAGCTACTGCAGGAGCAAGTCAACGTGCCAGAGGATAACGAAAGCACGCGGAAAAGCTTGAGTCGAAAATCTTCAATTCAGAGCATGAGATCCGAAGAGATAAACGACGTGGATCCCGTCGAGGAAGCGGAACTGAGATCGACTGGTCGAATATCGGCCAAAATCTACCTGTCCTACTTTAAAGCAGCTGGTAGCGTTTGTTTCGTCGTAACTATGTTCTTGGTGTGCATCCTGAACCAAGGTTTCGCTAGTGGCGGTGACTACTTTATCACATACTGGGTAAACACGGAGGAGACCTCAGTAAACATAACCAACGGCACGTTGGTATTTAACTGGACGGCACCCTTGAACAGAGACATGTGTATTTACACATACAGCGGCATTACAGTGGCCACCGTCATCTTTACTTTCTTGCGAACGTATATGTTCGTCAGTGTTTGCATGCGGGCGTCGAAAACTTTACATGGCAACATGTTCAGATGCATCACCAGGACAACGATGCGTTTCTTCAATACGAATACATCCGGACGCATTTTGAACAG GTTCTCGAAAGATATGGGTGCCATTGATGAACTTCTACCGATGAGTATGTCTGACGTTGTGCAGATTGGCCTTTCACTACTCGGTGTGATTGTCCTGGTTACAATGATAAACCCTTTGCTCATGATACCGACCGTGATTATCCTAATCCTGCTGTATGTTATGAGAGTTATCTACATCAGTACCAGCCGCAGTGTCAAACGATTAGAAGGAATAA CTCGTTCTCCAGTATTCGGGCATCTGAGTGCCACTTTGAATGGATTGACTACGATTCGAGCTTTTGACGCTGAAGCCAATCTCTCAAAAGAATTCGATAACCACCAAGACTTGCACTCTTCAGCCTGGTACATCTTCATTTCATGTTCGCGAACGTTTGGATATTACCTGGACTTCACTTGCGTAATCTATACTGGCCTGGTGACCTTCAGCTTCCTTGTTCTGAGCCAAGAGACTTTCGGAGGAAACGTGGGTCTGGCAATTACTCAGTGTATCGGGCTGACTGGGATGCTGCAGTGGGGCGTCCGGCAGACTGCGGAAATGGAGAACCATATGACATCCGTCGAGAGGGTTCTTGAGTACAGTACCCTTGAACAGGAACCGCCGCTTGAGAGCAAACCGGAACATAAACCTCCAGAAGAATGGCCAACCGAAGGAAGAATACAGTTCTCTAATATGTTTTTGAGATACGATAGAGCCGAGCCCCCGGTTCTAAAGAACCTGAACTTTGTGATCATGCCAAGGGAGAAGATTGGAATCGTCGGACGAACCGGTGCCGGGAAATCTTCGTTGATATCTGCATTGTTCCGACTTGCATACATTGACGGTGAAATATTCATTGATGACATACCTTCCAGTAACTTGGGAGTGCATGATCTGCGGTCCAAGATCAGCATAATTCCGCAAGAACCGGTTCTGTTCTCCGGACGCCTGCGTGAAAATCTTGATCCGTTTGATGAGTATTCTGACGATATGCTCTGGCAAGCGCTGGAGGAAGTAGAACTCAAGGAAGCCGTAAACGAATTGTCGGGTGGTttgaattcgaaaatgtctGAGGGGGGTACTAATTTCAGTGTCGGGCAACGACAATTGGTCTGTCTTGCTCGTGCCATTGTTAGAAACAACCAAATATTGGTACTTGATGAAGCTACAGCCAATGTAGATCCTCAGACTGATGTGCTGATTCAAAAAACTATTCGAAAGAAGTTTGCTGGCTGTACCGTTCTCACTATAGCCCACCGACTCAACACCGTTATGGACAGCAGCAAAGTGCTTGTTATGGATGCCGGTACCATGGTG AAGGAGCATGTTACTGATGCGGTATGGGAACCCAGGcagcgaggtgatggtaaggGGAGGATTCGAGGATGCAGGGTATAA